A region from the Bradyrhizobium erythrophlei genome encodes:
- a CDS encoding ice-binding family protein, whose amino-acid sequence MCANGHMSRFSFVPAWVRTSSEKRAGIRGAAAVLGLMGATALTSPGHAQAPSLLTAGSFGVLAGSTVTNTGSTVITGNVGVSPGTAITGFPPGLVNGGVIHAADAVALQAQIDNTNAFNVLAGRPITTNLTGQDLGGKTLVAGVYGFNTSAQLTGNLTLNGQGNPNSVFIINVGSTLTTASGSSISLINGAQGGNVFFRVGSSATLGTSTSFVGDILALTSITLNTSAKIICGDALAQNGAVTLDTNTITTCTTTTASASSVLPSSATGNQRAVANSIDTFVRNGGTLPPAFASLLSFLPPSQLQSAFTQLSGEVGTGAAQAGTQAMNSFLSLVTNPYAENRPFAPTRPVSPMYVKAVPGAVAWNPDPRPWGVWAAAYGGQTNANGDALGVGSHDRSVSDVGFATGLDYRVTPYTVAGFALSGGATRYGLSEGLGSGRSDMFQAAIYSTTRVDAAYVSAAIAYGFHQFNTDRFVTVAGADHLAADFSANDIGGRLEGGYRFAIPNVGWPGQSGFTPYAAVQVQAFRTPSYSETALSGSSVFALSYDARTITTTRTELGTWLDWSIPVDYGTRLTLLGRAAWAHDNWSAPNITAGFQALPGSIFVVTGAAPATDLALASAGAEIGFRNGFSVGARFDGEFAENSRKYSGLGWLRYTF is encoded by the coding sequence TGTGCCAACGGTCATATGAGCAGGTTTTCGTTCGTCCCCGCGTGGGTGCGGACATCATCGGAAAAGCGGGCCGGAATTCGGGGCGCAGCGGCGGTGCTGGGCCTGATGGGAGCAACAGCCCTGACTTCTCCTGGCCATGCGCAGGCGCCGTCCCTGTTGACGGCGGGGAGCTTCGGAGTTCTGGCCGGCTCAACGGTCACCAACACAGGCTCGACAGTGATCACTGGAAATGTCGGCGTCAGCCCTGGCACCGCGATCACTGGGTTCCCCCCGGGCCTTGTAAACGGCGGGGTGATACATGCGGCCGATGCCGTTGCCCTTCAAGCTCAAATTGATAACACGAACGCTTTCAATGTTCTGGCAGGTAGGCCCATTACAACTAATCTGACAGGTCAGGACCTCGGAGGCAAAACGCTGGTAGCGGGCGTCTACGGTTTTAATACGTCAGCGCAATTGACTGGGAACCTCACGCTTAACGGGCAAGGCAACCCGAACTCAGTCTTCATCATCAACGTCGGAAGCACGCTGACCACTGCCAGCGGTTCGAGCATTTCGCTGATCAACGGTGCTCAGGGTGGCAATGTATTTTTCAGGGTTGGCAGTTCCGCAACGCTTGGCACGAGCACATCGTTCGTTGGGGATATTCTCGCACTGACGAGCATCACCCTTAATACCAGCGCTAAAATAATCTGCGGTGATGCTTTGGCACAAAACGGTGCGGTCACGTTGGATACCAACACCATCACAACATGCACGACGACCACGGCCTCGGCTTCGTCGGTGCTACCATCCTCGGCCACGGGCAATCAACGCGCGGTCGCAAATTCCATCGATACCTTTGTCAGAAACGGCGGTACGCTGCCGCCGGCATTCGCCAGCCTGCTCTCGTTCCTGCCACCCAGCCAACTGCAAAGCGCGTTCACGCAGCTTTCTGGAGAAGTCGGTACCGGCGCCGCGCAGGCAGGAACCCAGGCGATGAACTCATTCCTGTCGCTGGTGACCAATCCGTACGCCGAAAACCGCCCGTTCGCCCCGACCCGCCCCGTATCTCCGATGTACGTCAAGGCTGTCCCGGGTGCTGTCGCGTGGAACCCCGATCCTCGTCCTTGGGGCGTTTGGGCTGCGGCCTATGGTGGGCAAACCAATGCAAACGGTGACGCGTTGGGTGTTGGAAGCCACGACAGATCAGTGAGCGACGTCGGCTTTGCTACTGGCCTCGACTATCGGGTCACGCCCTACACGGTGGCCGGCTTCGCGCTTTCGGGCGGGGCTACCCGCTATGGCTTGTCGGAAGGTCTAGGCAGCGGACGCAGCGACATGTTCCAGGCGGCCATCTACAGCACGACGCGTGTAGATGCGGCCTATGTCTCGGCCGCAATCGCCTACGGCTTTCATCAGTTTAACACCGACCGGTTCGTGACCGTGGCGGGTGCCGACCATCTCGCCGCCGATTTCTCCGCCAATGACATTGGTGGCCGGCTCGAAGGCGGATATCGCTTCGCCATTCCGAACGTGGGTTGGCCGGGTCAGTCCGGGTTCACTCCCTATGCCGCCGTGCAGGTGCAGGCCTTCCGAACTCCGTCCTACAGTGAAACTGCGCTCTCGGGCTCGTCGGTTTTCGCACTTTCCTACGACGCCAGGACGATCACCACGACCCGCACGGAGCTTGGCACCTGGCTCGACTGGAGCATTCCGGTTGACTACGGCACCAGACTGACCCTGCTTGGCCGTGCCGCCTGGGCTCACGACAATTGGTCCGCGCCGAACATCACCGCCGGGTTCCAGGCGCTGCCCGGATCAATCTTCGTCGTGACGGGTGCAGCGCCGGCCACCGATTTGGCACTTGCGTCGGCTGGGGCGGAGATCGGGTT